GTTCTTTCCTTTATTCCACAACCACCAACAAATATCATTAGCTATGCTATTCTCTCCATATCCGAGATTATTATTGGGCTTACCATTGGACTCTTTGCCTCTTTTATTGTCTCTTTATTTAGCCTCTCAGCAGAATTCTATTCTGTTTCAATGGGGTTTGCCATAAGCAATGTCTTTGACCCGGTCTCTGAGGTAGAGCAACCCGTTATTGGGCAATTATTAGGGCTATTTGGTCTCCTTGTATTTATTACAATAGATGGACCACAAACAATCCTTTATGCTGTAATTTCTTCATTCAAATTTGTTACAGGGTTATCTCTAGTCTCATCAAAAATTCTCTCTTCTTCTACGATTGAGATGTTTTGCAAGATGTTTGCCACAGCCCTTAAGATTAGCTTTCCCCTTCTTTGTGTATTATTCCTGGTAAATCTTTCATTAGGTCTTCTTTCGAAAGCAGCGCCTTTGATAAACATTATGATCTTTGGTTTTCCCATTACCATTCTTTCTGGACTGATTGTTCTTTTCCTTCTCTTTCCTTTTCTTTGGAATGTTTCCTCCTCTATATTTCAAGAGCTATTCTCCGATATAGATAAGCTTATAAGAAGCCTATGAATTGTAAATTTTAATTGCAAAGGGTTTGTTATAATTGCGGAAGGGATTTAGGTAATGAGCCTGCGATTAGGGGGTTAAGGGGTCTTACCTGTTTTCCTTGTAGATATAATTTTGACAAAAGGGGAGGAGAGAAATTTCTTCTTGAGTATCAGAGCTATCAAGAAAAAAAGGAAGATTGGGAATTAAAACATAAGGATAAATGGGTTAAATGCCAGAGGCTTAAAGGATTTGCCTGGATAAGTTTATATCTTTTAGTAATTTTTCTCCTTACCCCATTTTTCCTCTTTCTCTTTGGAAAAACCAATAAAATTATCCCTATTTTTTGTTTTTTAATCTCAGGGGCATTTTTTATTATTCACCTGGTTTTATTAAAAATAAAAATCCCTTGCCAAGAGCCTCCAGATGTCCCAAGAAAAGAGCCTAATGCACTATTGGCTATGCTTGATGTTGTTTTTGATGGGGAATTAGATGGAGAATTTCTTAAATTCAAGGGCTATCCACCAGATTGGAAAGAAAGACAGGATAAATGTTTAACCCGTGATGGACATAAATGCAGAATTTGTGGAAAGACCACAAGGTTACATATACATCATATAATGCCTATATCATTTGGTGGAATACATAGCTTACAAAACCTTATCACCCTTTGTTATGCCTGCCATAAAAAGCAGGAATACTATCAACATCCAAGCTTAATAATGGAGAATATTAAGGCAAATAAAAGATATTGGGTTTCTCCACATACAAGATTCGGTGGAAAAAGCATCCCTGGCTATTTCAGAAAAACGGGAAGAAGGGGAGGATTCTGGCGTAGGATAAGAAGGGTAAAATCATTTTGAAATTTCCATAGTATTTCTGAACATTTATGTGAAAGATACTATAAAATTATAGTTAATTCCATAACGCTTTACAAAATGTATGGGTTTAGATAATCTTAAGGAAAACTTTATAAAATTATGAATTTTGAATGTTGAATTTTGAATTAAAAGGGAAAAAATTTTATAAAACTTAAACCTTCAATTCAAAATTCAAAATTTAGAATTCAAAATTTCTTAAAAGGTGGATGAATTTTTAACAGATAAACACAACCCTATCTATTTTTGCACTAAGTGATGGAAGATACTATAAATCTATGATTTTGCTTGCAAAGGCTTCTGGTTTCAATTTATAATACCCTTTGTGCAGAAACCTCCGGTTGTTACAATTATGGGTCATGTAGACCATGGGAAAACCCTTCTCCTTGATGCCATAAGGAATACAAGGGTTGTAGAGGGAGAGGTAGGTGGCATAACCCAACATATTGGAGCTTATAAGATAAAGACAAAAAATGGAGAAATTGTCTTTATAGATACACCTGGCCATTCTGCATTTACCGCAATGAGGGCAAGGGGAGCAAAGGTTACCGACATTGTTGTCCTTGTTATAGCAGCTGATGATGGTGTAATGCCTCAGACAATTGAGGCAATAAACCATGCCAAGGCAGCAAGTGTTCCAATTATTGTAGCAGTTAACAAGATTGACCTTCCTTCCTCAAATCCTGATAAAATAAGGCAACAGGTTGCAAATTATGGTCTGGTTGATGAAAAATGGGGAGGAGATGTTATCTTTTGCGAGGTATCCGCTAAAGAAAAAAGGGGGCTTGATAACCTTCTTGAGATGATTCTCCTTCAAGCAGAAATGCTCTCTTTGTCTTATAACCCAAAAAACAAGGCTTATGGAACAATTATTGAGTCAAGGATTGATAAGGGGCTAGGTCCTGTGGGAAGCGTTATTGTTCAAGACGGCGTTTTAAAGATAAGGGATACATTTGCTGTTTCCTCTAATATTGGCAGGGTTCGGGCTATGATTGACGATATGGGAATGAGGCTTAATGAGGCATCTGCGGGAACGCCGGTGGAGGTATTAGGATTTTCAACCCTTCCAAAGGCGGGAGAAAGACTGTCTGTGATAAGTAAGGAGGAGGCAGATATTATTTTAAAGAAAAAGAAAGAAGCTCAAGTGGCATTTGAAAGGCCAAAGATTAGCCTGGAAGACCTCTTTAAAAAAATTGAAGAAGGCGAGGTTAAAGAGCTTCCTTTGATCATAAGGACAGATGTCTCTGGAACCTGCGAGGCACTATGCTCATCTTTAAAGGAGCTTCCTTTAAATAATGTAGGGATAAAGATCCTCCATTCAGGTTGTGGAGGTATCCTTGAGCAGGATATAATGTTTGCAAAGGCAGCATCTGGGATAATCATTGGTTTTCATATCAAGCCCTCATCTGCCATAAAAGCATTAGCTGAGAAAGAGGGTGTAAAGATATATACCTATGATATTATCTATGAGGCAATAGCTGAGATAGAAAAGGCAGCTTTGGGGTTACTTGCTCCAAAAATAAAGCTTAAGGGAATTGGAAAGGCAATTGTAAAGAAGATATTTAAGATTGAAAAGAAATTAATTGCCGGTTGTTTTGTTGAGGGAGGAAAAATAGAGGGTGGTGCAAAGGTAAAAATTATCCGTGATGGTGAGGTGATTGCTGAAACCTCAATCATTTCTCTTAAGCGATTTAAAGAGGATGTTTCCTTTGTTAAAGCTGGTCTTGATTGTGGAATAGGACTTTCTTATTCTGATATTAAAGAGGGTGATGTTCTTGAGGCATATGTTGCCCTAAAAGAAGAAAAGGCTTGACAATGTCTTATTTAAGAAGATAGAATAAACAAAAAATGAAAAGATTTTTTCTTCTCCTTTTTATCCCCTCTCTTCTTTTTTGTAAGACAAATATATATTATAACCTTGGGATAGATAGCTATTTCAAAAATAATTTAGAAGATAGCCTTTCTAATTTTAAAAAAGCAACGAGTGCATTTCCCGAAAGCTTTCTCTCTTGGTTTTATCTTGGAAAGACATATTATAGACTAAAAATGAATAAAGAGGCAAAGGATGCCCTTTTAAAGGCCTCTTCCCTTTCTTTAGAGGATGTAAAAAGCAGGCTTCTTCTTGCCCAGATTCTTATGGAGGAGGAGGATTATAAAAATGCAGCTAAATCTTACAAAGATGTTTTATCCATTGAAGAAGAAAACTTTGAGGCAAATTTTTCCCTTGGGAAGACCTACATTAAGCTAGAAAAATTTGATGATGCCATTTTTTACCTTAAAAAGGCAGCAGAGCTAGCACCAGATGAGCCAGAGGTTCATTTTTTTTTAGGCTGTGCCTTGCTTTCTAAAGACGAACCCAACTTTGCAAAGGATGCATTTACAAAGGCTATTTCTTTGGAATCAAATAACCCCTTGTTTTACTATTACAGAGGAAATGCCTATTTTAAGCTTGCTGATTATACAAATCCTATAGATTCTGATTTTGTATCCGTAGAAGATTATAGAAGGGCAATTGAATTTGGGCTTTATACCCCAGATGTCTTTTTTATGTATGGAAATGCCCTTCTTGCTAGAGGGTTTTATTACCTTAAGACAAAAAATGAAAAGAAGGCTTATGACATACTGGAAAAGGCTATTGTTGAATACAAGCATGCTATTTCTCTTTCTCCAGGTGCATCAAATGCCCATAACAATATGGGGCTGGCATATTATTACCTTGATAGAATAGATGAGGCGATTTTCTATTTTAAGAAGTCAGTTGAGCTTGAGCCATTAATCGCATTCTTCCACGATAATCTGGGTGATGCCTATTATAAAAAGGGTGATTTTAAAAATAGCCTTTTAGAATTTAGCCTTGTCCTTGAGCTTTCTCCAGATTATACACCAGATGATAAAATTCTTCCATTTCCGGCAAGAGGGATTAAGGAGAAAATCCGTGAAGCTAAAAGAAGGGTTCAAAAGTAAAGTCCTTTTTCTTCTGCTTATTCCTCTTTTGGTATATTCCAAGATAGACCTCTTTTCTTTAAAGGAAAAAGAAGAAATTGTTCAACCGGAAGTTATAGAAGAGAGGCCGATTGTTAAAGAAAAGAAAGAGATTAAGAAGCCAGAAAAAAGAAGAGAGAAGCAGCAAGAGAGAAGAGAAAAAAGAGAAGAAATATCTGAGCCTAAAGGGGAGGTAGGGAGCGAAACATATGTAGAAGAAACAATGCCTTTTGAGATATTTGAGCATGCTCAAATAGAGGAGGAAAAAAGGCCCTTATGGATAATATTTAGCCTGACAATAACCTCTATGGTTGGAATACTCATTATTTTTCTAATAATTATCCATCTTATGAAAAGGGAAAGGAGGATACAAAAGCCATTATTCCACATTCCTCCCTCTGATATAGAAGACGAGCTTAAAAACTTAAAGCAATCATCAAAAATTGTCTCCTCCCAGATTTCACAGTTAGAAAGGATGATGCCAGGTGAATTTATCGAGGGATTAAGGTCTGAAAAGGTATTTTCCCAAATAGCAAAGGATGTTTCTCTCTCTCTTGAACCAAGAATAAGGGAGCTTGGCCTGGCATATCAAGGGATAAAAAAATCCATTGCCCAATTGGATGTTGAGATAAATAATCTTTCTTCATTAAAGGGCTTAAATTTTAAAGACCTCGCAAGGCAGACAGCCACAGAGTTTATAATGCCCCTTCAAAATGAGTTTAATAAACACAAGCTTTCTTATGAAAGTATGCTTTCTTCCTTTGAACAAAGACAGGATGGAAGGCTTTCTACAATTGAAAAAAGATATAGGGAGGTAAGGGAATTGGTAGATGAGGTTTATAAACGGCTTGTAGGCCTTGAATCCCTTATAACATCCGCAACAATGTTTGAACAAGAGCCTGTCATTCGGACAAAGAAAAGGGAAGAAATTGTCCCTCCTCAAAAAACTACAAGGGAGGAAATCAACAAGCTCATCTATGAATTGGCTGATAATGGATTAAGTGTAGAGGAGATAGCCAAGAAGACAAAGATTGGAAAAGGAGAAATAGAGCTTATTCTTTCATTTAGAAACAAAAGGTGATATATCTTTGTTTCTTTCTTCTTCTCTTCCTTGTTTTTTTTCTTATAATCCAAAGAATTCGGGAGAAGAAAGGGGAGAAAAATGAAATGAGGGCTTTCTTTGAAAAGGGTGAGAGATTAATAGCCTCCTTTGACCAAATTGCCCAAAGAAATATTGACATTTTAGAGGAAAAAATAAAGGAAGCAAAGGATGTCCTAAAGGAGCTTGATGAAAGGGCAAAAGAGAGGGAGAGCAAAAAATTTCCCGAGGTCTTTAGGCTAAGGGATGAGGGATTTGAGATAGCAGAGATAGCAAAGATGATGAATATGGGAAAGGCTGAAGTTGAGTTGATCTTGAAGCAATAATTTACGAAATTTTGAATTATGATTTTCAATTGGGAAAGACTTTACAATTTAAAATCTAGTAATTTAAAATTTACAATTAAGCGAAGCGATTTAAAGGCGGTGTAG
This DNA window, taken from bacterium, encodes the following:
- the fliR gene encoding flagellar biosynthetic protein FliR; this encodes MEVLVSEFQKFLLVFLRISGIFITAPLFSSPNIDYPIRVSICLLTSLAAAPPVLSFIPQPPTNIISYAILSISEIIIGLTIGLFASFIVSLFSLSAEFYSVSMGFAISNVFDPVSEVEQPVIGQLLGLFGLLVFITIDGPQTILYAVISSFKFVTGLSLVSSKILSSSTIEMFCKMFATALKISFPLLCVLFLVNLSLGLLSKAAPLINIMIFGFPITILSGLIVLFLLFPFLWNVSSSIFQELFSDIDKLIRSL
- a CDS encoding HNH endonuclease, giving the protein MQRVCYNCGRDLGNEPAIRGLRGLTCFPCRYNFDKRGGEKFLLEYQSYQEKKEDWELKHKDKWVKCQRLKGFAWISLYLLVIFLLTPFFLFLFGKTNKIIPIFCFLISGAFFIIHLVLLKIKIPCQEPPDVPRKEPNALLAMLDVVFDGELDGEFLKFKGYPPDWKERQDKCLTRDGHKCRICGKTTRLHIHHIMPISFGGIHSLQNLITLCYACHKKQEYYQHPSLIMENIKANKRYWVSPHTRFGGKSIPGYFRKTGRRGGFWRRIRRVKSF
- a CDS encoding tetratricopeptide repeat protein — translated: MKRFFLLLFIPSLLFCKTNIYYNLGIDSYFKNNLEDSLSNFKKATSAFPESFLSWFYLGKTYYRLKMNKEAKDALLKASSLSLEDVKSRLLLAQILMEEEDYKNAAKSYKDVLSIEEENFEANFSLGKTYIKLEKFDDAIFYLKKAAELAPDEPEVHFFLGCALLSKDEPNFAKDAFTKAISLESNNPLFYYYRGNAYFKLADYTNPIDSDFVSVEDYRRAIEFGLYTPDVFFMYGNALLARGFYYLKTKNEKKAYDILEKAIVEYKHAISLSPGASNAHNNMGLAYYYLDRIDEAIFYFKKSVELEPLIAFFHDNLGDAYYKKGDFKNSLLEFSLVLELSPDYTPDDKILPFPARGIKEKIREAKRRVQK
- the infB gene encoding translation initiation factor IF-2; the encoded protein is MQKPPVVTIMGHVDHGKTLLLDAIRNTRVVEGEVGGITQHIGAYKIKTKNGEIVFIDTPGHSAFTAMRARGAKVTDIVVLVIAADDGVMPQTIEAINHAKAASVPIIVAVNKIDLPSSNPDKIRQQVANYGLVDEKWGGDVIFCEVSAKEKRGLDNLLEMILLQAEMLSLSYNPKNKAYGTIIESRIDKGLGPVGSVIVQDGVLKIRDTFAVSSNIGRVRAMIDDMGMRLNEASAGTPVEVLGFSTLPKAGERLSVISKEEADIILKKKKEAQVAFERPKISLEDLFKKIEEGEVKELPLIIRTDVSGTCEALCSSLKELPLNNVGIKILHSGCGGILEQDIMFAKAASGIIIGFHIKPSSAIKALAEKEGVKIYTYDIIYEAIAEIEKAALGLLAPKIKLKGIGKAIVKKIFKIEKKLIAGCFVEGGKIEGGAKVKIIRDGEVIAETSIISLKRFKEDVSFVKAGLDCGIGLSYSDIKEGDVLEAYVALKEEKA